In the genome of Candidatus Reidiella endopervernicosa, one region contains:
- a CDS encoding riboflavin synthase subunit alpha: protein MFTGIVQGTAEVVEIIEKSQFRTHVVTLPEPLFDGLEAGASVAHNGCCLTVTQIDGNRITFDLMQETLKVTNLGDVTVGSRVNVERAAKFGDEIGGHAMSGHILCVAEVSRIIESENNCQIWFKIPVQWTKYVFTKGYIGIDGISLTIGDVEGEEFNVNLIPETLERTNIGTRQIGDRINIEIDPQTQAIVDTVERVMAENNS from the coding sequence ATGTTTACAGGCATCGTCCAGGGCACTGCAGAGGTGGTCGAGATCATCGAGAAATCACAGTTTCGCACCCATGTAGTAACGCTCCCAGAACCACTATTTGATGGACTCGAAGCGGGGGCATCGGTCGCCCACAACGGCTGCTGTCTTACCGTCACCCAGATCGACGGAAATCGCATCACCTTCGACCTGATGCAAGAGACCCTCAAGGTAACCAACCTTGGTGATGTAACGGTTGGCAGTCGGGTCAACGTGGAGCGCGCCGCAAAGTTCGGCGATGAGATCGGCGGTCACGCCATGTCGGGCCATATCCTCTGCGTTGCCGAGGTGAGTCGAATCATCGAGAGCGAGAACAACTGCCAGATCTGGTTCAAGATCCCCGTACAGTGGACCAAGTATGTATTTACCAAGGGCTACATCGGCATCGATGGCATCAGCCTTACCATCGGTGATGTTGAGGGAGAGGAGTTCAACGTCAATCTGATCCCCGAAACGCTCGAGCGCACCAACATCGGAACTCGCCAGATCGGCGACCGTATCAATATAGAGATCGATCCGCAGACCCAGGCGATCGTCGATACTGTGGAACGAGTGATGGCAGAGAACAACAGCTGA
- a CDS encoding DUF1566 domain-containing protein codes for MEGRLCRLHGLALTKYQGAGNNRRVGCHSPTINEMYFPQTASAGYWSASTSAVDDTRAWGVVFLHGVNMQILKNSVGTIRLVRDSL; via the coding sequence ATGGAGGGGAGGCTTTGCAGGCTACACGGATTGGCGCTTACCAAATATCAAGGAGCTGGCAACAATCGTAGAGTTGGGTGTCATTCACCAACTATTAATGAGATGTACTTTCCGCAAACTGCTTCTGCAGGGTACTGGAGTGCATCGACATCTGCAGTTGATGATACTAGGGCATGGGGTGTGGTTTTTCTGCACGGGGTAAATATGCAAATTCTAAAGAATAGCGTTGGTACTATTAGATTGGTGCGTGACTCCCTGTGA